In a single window of the Pseudorca crassidens isolate mPseCra1 chromosome 9, mPseCra1.hap1, whole genome shotgun sequence genome:
- the DCUN1D5 gene encoding DCN1-like protein 5 isoform X3 produces the protein MCDCTEKLQNKFDFLRSQLNDISSFKNIYRYAFDFARDKDQRSLDIDTAKSMLALLLGRTWPLFSVFYQYLEQSKYRVMNKDQWYNVLEFSRTVHADLSNYDEDGAWPVLLDEFVEWQKVRQTS, from the exons gtgTGACTGCACAGAAAAGTTACAGAACAAATTTGACTTTTTGCGCTCACAGTTGAATGATATTTCTTCATTTAAGAATATCTACAGATATGCCTTTGATTTTGCAAGG GATAAAGATCAGAGAAGCCTTGATATTGATACAGCTAAGTCTATGTTAGCTCTTCTCCTTGGGAGGACATGGCCACTGTTTTCAGTATTTTACCAGTACCTGGAg CAATCAAAGTATCGCGTTATGAACAAAGATCAGTGGTACAATGTGTTAGAATTCAGCAGAACAGTCCATGCCGATCTTAGTAACTATGATGAAGATGGTGCTT GGCCTGTTCTTCTTGATGAATTTGTCGAGTGGCAGAAAGTTCGTCAGACGTCATAG